Sequence from the Gammaproteobacteria bacterium genome:
ACGGGATCCGGCGCCCTCCGCTGCCGTAGAGGACGACCCGCCGCGCCGTGTCGTCCAGCTCCCCGAATGGCCTCTCGATGTCGAATCCGTACGCCTCGGCCAGCGAGTGGATGATCTGGAAATAGTAGTTGTTGCGCCGGTCCCAGCCGCGTACCGCACCACCGGCCAGGCTGAGAGAGGCGTCGGCGACGACGAGATCGGGGTCGAAGAACTGCTTGACCCCCAGTCCGTCGCATTCCGTACAGGCGCCGGCGGGATTGTTGAACGAGAACAGACGCGGTTCCAGCAACGGCAGTCCGTAACCGCACAGCGGGCAGGCAAACCTGGCGGAGAACGCCATCTCTGTCTCCCCGCCGTCCATAGGGCGCACAATGGCGACGTCGTCGCCCAGTCGCAGGGCGGTCTCGAAGGACTCGGCCAGGCGCAGGGCGAGGTCGTCGCGCACCCGGAAACGGTCCACAACCACCTCGATACTGTGCTTGTGGCGACGGTCCAGCGGCGGCGCTTCGTCCAGATCCACGACCGCTCCGTCAATACGCGCCCGGATGAACCCCTGGGCGCGAAGGCTGTCGATCATCGCCTGGTGTTCGCCCTTCCTGTCCTTGACGACGGGGGCCAGGAGCATCGTCCGGCTCCCGGCCGGCAGCTCGAGCACGCGGTCCACCATCTGGCTCACGGTCCGCATGTCCAGATCGATACCGTGGTCCGGGCAGCGCGGTACCCCGGCCCGGGCAAAGAGCAGCCGCAGGTAGTCGTAGATCTCGGTGATCGTTCCGACCGTGGAGCGGGGATTGTGCGAGGTGGCCTTCTGGTCGATGGCGATCGAGGGCGACAGACCCTCGATCAGGTCGACGTCGGGTTTTTCCATCCGTGCGAGAAACTGACGGGCGTAGGCGGACAGCGACTCGACATAGCGGCGCTGGCCCTCCGCGAACAGGGTGTCGAACGCGAGCGAGGATTTCCCGGACCCGGAAAGCCCTGTGATGACAATCAGCCGGTCCCGCGGCAGGTCGAGATCGACGTTGCAGAGGTTGTGGGTACGCGCCCCGCGAATCCTAACGGTGTGCACGATGTCTCCGGTCGGTGTCAGCGGATCGCCTCGACACGCAGGTTTCGGCCTCTGGCAGCGTCGAGATGCCTCGTCGATTCGCCTGCTGGTGTGCCATCGCCAAGGTGTTTACGCAACCCTCCCAGCTTCCGGGCAAACTTGGTAATATACGTGGTTTGTTGTCTCAAGGGCATAGCAGCGACACCGTGGACGTCACCGATCACCGAGGCATGACCCCGCTCGAGCGTAGGGCGACCCTTTCGCTTGCCGGTGTGTACGCGGTGCGTATGCTGGGGCTATTCATGATCCTGCCGGTCTTCGCGCTCTATTCCGAGCAACTGACCGGTGTCACACCCTTTCTGGTAGGCTTGGCTATCGGTATCTACGGGCTGACGCAGGCCATGTTGCAGATACCGCTCGGTACCCTGTCCGATCATGTCGGACGCAAGCCGGTGATCATCGCTGGCCTCGCCCTGTTCACCGCCGGAAGTATCGTGGCGGCCATGTCGGACTCCATCCACGGCGTGATACTGGGGCGCGCGCTGCAGGGCTCCGGCGCGATCGCGGCCGCCGTCATGGCATTGGCCGCGGACCTGACTCGCGAGGAGCATCGCACCAAGGTCATGGCCATCATCGGGATGAGTATCGGCATGTCCTTTGCGCTCGCGCTGATCGCCGGCCCCATGCTGAACCAGCGCATCGGGGTCCAGGGGATTTTCTGGCTGACTGCCCTGATGTCGGTGGCCGCGATGGGGATCGTCGCGTTTCTGGTCCCTCGGCCGGTCCGCTCCCGCCGCCAGCGTAATACGGGGTTCGTGTCCTCCGCGCTGAGGACGGTACTGACTGATACACAACTGCTCCGGCTGGATCTGGGGGTGTTCGTCCTACATCTCGTCCTCACCGCCAACTTCGTCGTGTTGCCCCTGTTGCTGAGGGACCAGGCGGGTCTGGAGGCTGCGCGGCACTGGATGCTCTACCTGCCGGTCATGTTCGTTTCATTTGTGCTCATGTTGCCGTTCATCATCATCGGTGAGAAGAAGCGGATGCTGAAGCACGTCATGGTCGGCGCGATCGCGCTGCTTGTCCTGGCCGAGGGTTCCCTCGTCTATACCGCGGGTTCGCTGGCCTGGGTTTCCGTTTCCCTGCTCGGCTTCTTCGCGGCGTTCAACCTCCTGGAAGCCAGCCTGCCGTCTCTGGTATCAAAGATGGCTCCGCCCGATATCAAGGGCTCGTCTATGGGGGTGTACTCCACCAGCCAGTTCCTTGGTGCGTTCACCGGCGGTGCGCTGGGCGGGGCGCTGATGCAGTCCGGCGGCGCCGTGGCGGTCTTCGCGGGGGCGGCGGCATGCATCGTCGTCTGGCTGGCCGTGGCGTCGACGATGCGTAACCCCCGCTACCTCAGCAGTTATATCCTAAATATCGGGGCGCTCGACAGCAACCGGGCGCGCAACATGGCCGAGCGGCTCCACGCGATCAGTGGCGTGGCCGAGGCGGTGGTCATCCCCGAGGACGGCGTCGCTTACCTCAAGGTGGACCGGCGCGAGCTGGACGAGCGCCAGTTGCGGGAAATTGCGGTATCACCCGTCTGATTAACTGATAACATTACGATTTGTCCAATGCGCCGTGACTCGGGTCAATCGGTCGCCTGGCGGTAGCGAGCGAGTAATTCGTGGCCCGGAGGGCCACCTCCGTGTGGCACATTCGGGCGCGTGGACCCGAGGTGAAATGGGTTATCGGAAATGAAGGGGGGAAGGAATGTCCAGAGGCATCAACAAGGTTATCCTGATCGGCAATCTCGGTGCGGACCCGGAGGTACGCTATTCACCCAGCGGTTCAGCGGTGGCGAATCTGCGTCTCGCCACGACGGATAGCTGGCGTGACCGCCAGAGCGGCGAGCAGCAGGAACGCACCGAATGGCACCGCGTGGTGATGTTCGGGAAGCTCGGCGAGATTGCCGGTGAGTATCTGCACAAGGGTTCCAAGGTCTATATCGAGGGGCGCCTGCAGACACGAAAGTGGCAGGGACAGGACGGCCAGGACCGTTACACGACCGAGATCGTCGCCAACGACATGCAGATGCTCGACAGCCGCGGCGGCGGAACGGCGGCGTATGACCCGCAGCCGCCGGCCGTGTCCCGCTCGTCTGCCGACCAGGAGCGGCCCGCGGCGGCGCCGAAACCCGCCACCGTATCGGCGCCCCCCGACGATTTCGATGACGATATTCCGTTCTAGCAGGTATCCGTCCACAAGAACCTGGATTTTTCTTCTCCAGAGCTTGTTGGATCCGCTTCGCTCGATCCAACCTACTGATTTTCAATGATTAACGATATTGCGTAGGGTGGAACAAGCACAGCGGTTCCACCAATATGGGTGTTTGCGGACGCCAACCAACAGGAAACTTCACACGCCTTTGGTAAAAAATATCACTGAGGCAATCGCGCTCTGTCCCTAGCATATGAACCTCCTTAACACACGACTTCAGACAAGGAGGTCCATATGAAATACATCAAGTCCGCACTCCTCGCACTCGCCCTCGGTTTCGCTTCGGTCACATTCGCGCAACCCGTGGACATCAATGCGGCGGATGCCGAAACCCTGGCGACCGTCAAGGGCATCGGGCCGGCCAAGGCGGCGTCCATCATCGCCTGGCGGGATGCGAACGGCGCGTTCGGGAGCGTTTACGACCTGACCCAGGTCCGCGGCATCGGCATGAAGACCGTCGAGCAGAACGAGGCGATGCTGACGGTTGGCGACGCCGCGCAGAAGTAAACCTACCGAAAATCGTGCATGAAGGGGCGGCCTCCGGCCGTCCCTTCTCCGCCAGCCGCGGGACGGACATCGCGACAGGTTAAAGGATGAACATCAGACCCACGTTTCGGACGAATCCATACTTATAGAATCCCATACGGAAACACTCCCATCGCCTGCCCAGCCAGCCGAGATCGTACATGCCGACATACCGCGACACGGTGTCGTACCGTTCTCCGCTCAGATGTCCCGATTCCAGCAGCGCCCGTGCCTGACGCCGCGTCTTCAGCAAGCCGGATCTGAGCTGTTTCCTCCCTTGAATCACGTTGCTAAGTACGTACTCGAACTTCCATTCCTTTGCGCCGGTGTCGTTCGCATGGTGCTGCCGATATTTCACGGTTCTTTGATTCAGCACCTCGATCCTGCCGTCCGAAACCGCATGCAACGCCAACCACCAGTCGTGCATGATCGCGTCTTCGGGAATCGGCAGAGCTAAGTTCGCCAGGGCCCGGTTGATCAAAGTCGCACAACCCGTAACGCAGTTCTGCATCAGCAATCTTGGCAGAGACTGCATTCTCCTCGGATCGAGTTTCTGATGCCTCCAGAAACTGTCGGCCACCATCTCCAGATGCTCGTTTACGACGGTTAGGTCCGAATGAACCAGTATGGGCGTTGTCGTGCCGAATTCCTCCTCCAGTTGCTGTATGCGCTCCCGCAGCAGCCGGAGCTTTTCAGGGAGCCAGACATCGTCCTGATCGCAGAATGCAATATAGGGCGACGAACTGTTCCGCAACAGGTACTCGTAGGACTTGACCACGCCGAGTCGCCCGCCGGGCTCCTCCAATACTGTGATTTTGATCGGGTCCAGCGCTCGGAATCGTTCGATAACTTCTAGGGTATGATCGTTGGACGCATCGTCTCGTATGATCAGCCGCCATTCGCCGATATCCTGCCGGAAAATCGACTCAATCTGGTCGGCAAGGTAGCGAGCTCCATTATGTGTTGATAGCAGTACGTCGATTCGGCAATTGGATCCTATATTCTGCATGCGCGCGCGCAGCGGGAAGGGCGGGCGACATGTGATAACATTCTGCCGGCTCTAGATTGGAAGGAGATTTTCCACCATCCGATTATCTACCTTCCCGCTATGAATTACACCAGCCAACATTGAACCTCGATCAGCAGACAGACCTCCCCCCGCCCGGCGAGGCGTTCGAATGGCCGTTGCAGGCGATGCGGGAACGGGACTGGGAAACAGCCGCCGGACGTTGGGCCGTGTTGCGTCAGGTGTATCCCGGCCACCCAGCCCCGTGGGTTCAGGGTGCAGGCTCGCATATCGAA
This genomic interval carries:
- a CDS encoding MFS transporter, with product MTPLERRATLSLAGVYAVRMLGLFMILPVFALYSEQLTGVTPFLVGLAIGIYGLTQAMLQIPLGTLSDHVGRKPVIIAGLALFTAGSIVAAMSDSIHGVILGRALQGSGAIAAAVMALAADLTREEHRTKVMAIIGMSIGMSFALALIAGPMLNQRIGVQGIFWLTALMSVAAMGIVAFLVPRPVRSRRQRNTGFVSSALRTVLTDTQLLRLDLGVFVLHLVLTANFVVLPLLLRDQAGLEAARHWMLYLPVMFVSFVLMLPFIIIGEKKRMLKHVMVGAIALLVLAEGSLVYTAGSLAWVSVSLLGFFAAFNLLEASLPSLVSKMAPPDIKGSSMGVYSTSQFLGAFTGGALGGALMQSGGAVAVFAGAAACIVVWLAVASTMRNPRYLSSYILNIGALDSNRARNMAERLHAISGVAEAVVIPEDGVAYLKVDRRELDERQLREIAVSPV
- the ssb gene encoding single-stranded DNA-binding protein; the encoded protein is MSRGINKVILIGNLGADPEVRYSPSGSAVANLRLATTDSWRDRQSGEQQERTEWHRVVMFGKLGEIAGEYLHKGSKVYIEGRLQTRKWQGQDGQDRYTTEIVANDMQMLDSRGGGTAAYDPQPPAVSRSSADQERPAAAPKPATVSAPPDDFDDDIPF
- a CDS encoding ComEA family DNA-binding protein: MKYIKSALLALALGFASVTFAQPVDINAADAETLATVKGIGPAKAASIIAWRDANGAFGSVYDLTQVRGIGMKTVEQNEAMLTVGDAAQK
- a CDS encoding glycosyltransferase family 2 protein, giving the protein MQNIGSNCRIDVLLSTHNGARYLADQIESIFRQDIGEWRLIIRDDASNDHTLEVIERFRALDPIKITVLEEPGGRLGVVKSYEYLLRNSSSPYIAFCDQDDVWLPEKLRLLRERIQQLEEEFGTTTPILVHSDLTVVNEHLEMVADSFWRHQKLDPRRMQSLPRLLMQNCVTGCATLINRALANLALPIPEDAIMHDWWLALHAVSDGRIEVLNQRTVKYRQHHANDTGAKEWKFEYVLSNVIQGRKQLRSGLLKTRRQARALLESGHLSGERYDTVSRYVGMYDLGWLGRRWECFRMGFYKYGFVRNVGLMFIL